A window of Oncorhynchus nerka isolate Pitt River linkage group LG4, Oner_Uvic_2.0, whole genome shotgun sequence contains these coding sequences:
- the LOC115129071 gene encoding syntaxin-12-like isoform X1: MSSGKADRYLTQPRDSNTLIQTCSSNIQKITQNTAKIKSMVNQLGTGQDTSELRDSLQQIQHFTNQLAKETNKHLKDVGFVSPSSAPSEQRQQKIQKDRLMNEFSAALDHFQAVQRQAAQKEKESVARARAGSRLSAEDGVSEEQLVSFDNQDDWAQTITQTTEEDLALIKERETNIRQLESDILDVNQIFKDLAVMIHDQGEMIDSIEANVESAEVHVDRGTEQLQRAAYFQQKSRKKMCILAVVLSIVLTILGIIIWQATK, encoded by the exons ATGTCTTCTGGTAAAGCAGACCGCTATCTCACCCAGCCACGAGACTCCAATACCCTCATCCAGACATGCAGCTCCAACATCCAGAAGATCACACAGAACA CTGCCAAGATAAAGAGCATGGTGAATCAGCTGGGGACGGGACAAGACACCAGCGAACTGAGGGACAGTCT GCAGCAGATACAGCACTTTACAAACCAGCTGGCCAAGGAGACCAACAAGCACCTGAAAGACGTTGGCTTCGTCTCACCATCTTCAGCACCTTCAGAACAG AGGCAACAGAAGATCCAGAAGGACCGGCTGATGAATGAATTCTCCGCTGCCCTCGACCACTTTCAGGCCGTACAGCGCCAGGCAGCACAGAAGGAGAAGGAGTCTGTGGCCAGAGCCCGAGCTGGTTCCCGTCTCTCA GCTGAAGATGGCGTCTCTGAGGAACAGCTTGTGTCTTTTGATAA CCAAGATGATTGGGCTCAGACAATCACACAGACAACAGAGGAGGACTTGGCACTTatcaaggagagagagactaacatcAGACAGCTAGAG TCGGACATCTTGGATGTGAACCAGATCTTCAAGGACCTGGCAGTGATGATCCATGATCAGGGAGAGATGATTG ACAGCATAGAGGCCAACGTGGAGAGTGCCGAGGTCCACGTAGACCGAGGGACAGAACAGCTTCAGAGAGCCGCCTACTTCCAG cAAAAGTCCCGTAAGAAGATGTGCATCTTGGCCGTGGTCCTGTCCATAGTACTGACCATACTAGGCATCATCATCTGGCAAGCCACCAAATGA
- the LOC115129071 gene encoding syntaxin-12-like isoform X3, translating into MVNQLGTGQDTSELRDSLQQIQHFTNQLAKETNKHLKDVGFVSPSSAPSEQRQQKIQKDRLMNEFSAALDHFQAVQRQAAQKEKESVARARAGSRLSAEDGVSEEQLVSFDNQDDWAQTITQTTEEDLALIKERETNIRQLESDILDVNQIFKDLAVMIHDQGEMIDSIEANVESAEVHVDRGTEQLQRAAYFQQKSRKKMCILAVVLSIVLTILGIIIWQATK; encoded by the exons ATGGTGAATCAGCTGGGGACGGGACAAGACACCAGCGAACTGAGGGACAGTCT GCAGCAGATACAGCACTTTACAAACCAGCTGGCCAAGGAGACCAACAAGCACCTGAAAGACGTTGGCTTCGTCTCACCATCTTCAGCACCTTCAGAACAG AGGCAACAGAAGATCCAGAAGGACCGGCTGATGAATGAATTCTCCGCTGCCCTCGACCACTTTCAGGCCGTACAGCGCCAGGCAGCACAGAAGGAGAAGGAGTCTGTGGCCAGAGCCCGAGCTGGTTCCCGTCTCTCA GCTGAAGATGGCGTCTCTGAGGAACAGCTTGTGTCTTTTGATAA CCAAGATGATTGGGCTCAGACAATCACACAGACAACAGAGGAGGACTTGGCACTTatcaaggagagagagactaacatcAGACAGCTAGAG TCGGACATCTTGGATGTGAACCAGATCTTCAAGGACCTGGCAGTGATGATCCATGATCAGGGAGAGATGATTG ACAGCATAGAGGCCAACGTGGAGAGTGCCGAGGTCCACGTAGACCGAGGGACAGAACAGCTTCAGAGAGCCGCCTACTTCCAG cAAAAGTCCCGTAAGAAGATGTGCATCTTGGCCGTGGTCCTGTCCATAGTACTGACCATACTAGGCATCATCATCTGGCAAGCCACCAAATGA
- the LOC115129071 gene encoding syntaxin-12-like isoform X2, translating into MSSGKADRYLTQPRDSNTLIQTCSSNIQKITQNTAKIKSMVNQLGTGQDTSELRDSLQQIQHFTNQLAKETNKHLKDVGFVSPSSAPSEQRQQKIQKDRLMNEFSAALDHFQAVQRQAAQKEKESVARARAGSRLSAEDGVSEEQLVSFDNQDDWAQTITQTTEEDLALIKERETNIRQLESDILDVNQIFKDLAVMIHDQGEMIGKLTRHKAKLSQGVSPFSLCVFT; encoded by the exons ATGTCTTCTGGTAAAGCAGACCGCTATCTCACCCAGCCACGAGACTCCAATACCCTCATCCAGACATGCAGCTCCAACATCCAGAAGATCACACAGAACA CTGCCAAGATAAAGAGCATGGTGAATCAGCTGGGGACGGGACAAGACACCAGCGAACTGAGGGACAGTCT GCAGCAGATACAGCACTTTACAAACCAGCTGGCCAAGGAGACCAACAAGCACCTGAAAGACGTTGGCTTCGTCTCACCATCTTCAGCACCTTCAGAACAG AGGCAACAGAAGATCCAGAAGGACCGGCTGATGAATGAATTCTCCGCTGCCCTCGACCACTTTCAGGCCGTACAGCGCCAGGCAGCACAGAAGGAGAAGGAGTCTGTGGCCAGAGCCCGAGCTGGTTCCCGTCTCTCA GCTGAAGATGGCGTCTCTGAGGAACAGCTTGTGTCTTTTGATAA CCAAGATGATTGGGCTCAGACAATCACACAGACAACAGAGGAGGACTTGGCACTTatcaaggagagagagactaacatcAGACAGCTAGAG TCGGACATCTTGGATGTGAACCAGATCTTCAAGGACCTGGCAGTGATGATCCATGATCAGGGAGAGATGATTG GAAAGCTGACCCGCCATAAGGCAAAGCTGAGCCAGGGTGTCTCacccttctctctgtgtgtgtttacatga